A single genomic interval of Helianthus annuus cultivar XRQ/B chromosome 13, HanXRQr2.0-SUNRISE, whole genome shotgun sequence harbors:
- the LOC110900638 gene encoding replication protein A 70 kDa DNA-binding subunit E-like yields MDENNVTFLNNLDWRSKLFTIKIKVLRLWIRVNPKREGEIVGTEMVVMDEQGTRMQATVWSKFMKKHEILLNENESYYIYKSQLSVIKSNFKHFDKEHAISLNFDTSVKRCENFDGSLYGIRLASFESIKGGEVDVKYRVDFIGYVDEWSEPEMTKTKIGKDSEYMNLQLLDEEGIKLNCTLWDEYCDEMFGYIQSHKEEVHVVLLVQFGSFNKYKGKMTLSNAFHITRLFINADIEEIRSFRTKFVEKICKTSSNGQKSIGSSGSISVADDFLVKHPFSNFRDITLLDKPCEVIVLGTIMGVDDKGDWYYLGCEECTRKVETTMVIEDAEDGAEEPKFKQVLVCSNQDCLKEVVVATPMIPIRVQDYAAIASLTLFEREARKMLGVTAIQLLEKCKVDQACLEEKTIPYQFKSLNDKKFAFKIQISQFNIDNHIDGYAVHKLVNDAAIIESLESRIPADQGVDEAAADVSLSDMSTGNPFALKDAVDSIGDSFTPDCTSKDCSKTSSSELKRNLADVYEVEESISLSSTKVKKAGVGAYL; encoded by the exons ATGGATGAAAATAATGTTACTTTCTTAAACAATCTTGATTGGAGATCCAAGTTATTTACCATCAAAATCAAGGTGTTAAGACTTTGGATTCGTGTGAATCCAAAAAGAGAAGGAGAAATCGTTGGTACTGAAATGGTGGTCATGGATGAGCAG GGTACCAGGATGCAGGCAACTGTTTGGAGCAAGTTCATgaaaaaacatgaaattttgcttAATGAAAACGAGTCTTATTACATTTATAAATCTCAACTTTCTGTCATTAAGTCAAATTTCAAACACTTTGATAAGGAACATGCTATTAGCTTAAACTTTGATACATCTGTTAAAAGGTGTGAGAACTTTGATGGAAGTTTATATGGTATTCGGTTAGCCTCTTTTGAGTCCATTAAAGGCGGTGAAGTCGATGTCAAGTATCGAGTTG attttattGGATATGTAGATGAGTGGTCTGAACCAGAGATGACCAAAACGAAGATTGGAAAAGATAGCGAATACATGAACTTGCAATTGCTGGATGAAGA GGGTATCAAGTTAAACTGCACTTTATGGGATGAGTATTGCGATGAGATGTTTGGTTATATTCAGAGTCATAAAGAAGAAGTTCATGTTGTTCTGCTTGTGCAGTTTGGTAGTTTCAACAAGTATAAAG GGAAGATGACGCTATCTAATGCTTTCCATATAACAAGGCTGTTTATCAATGCTGACATAGAGGAGATTCGTTCATTTAGAACAAA GTTTGTTGAGAAGATATGTAAAACATCTTCTAATGGTCAGAAATCAATTGGTTCATCTGGAAGTATAAGCGTTGCAGATGACTTTTTAGTGAAGCATCCGTTTTCCAATTTTCGTGATATTACGCTCTTGGATAAG CCTTGTGAGGTCATAGTTCTTGGTACGATCATGGGTGTGGATGATAAAGGTGATTGGTACTACCTTGGTTGTGAGGAGTGCACTCGGAAGGTTGAGACAACTATGGTCATTGAGGATGCTGAAGACGGTGCTGAAGAACctaagtttaaacaagttttagTTTGCTCAAATCAAGATTGTCTTAAGGAGGTTGTGGTTGCGACGCCGAT GATTCCAATAAGAGTACAAGATTATGCAGCTATTGCCTCTTTGACTTTGTTCGAGCGTGAAGCTAGAAAAATGTTGGGTGTGACAGCAATTCAATTGCTTGAGAAGTGTAAAGTGGATCAG GCATGTTTGGAAGAGAAAACCATTCCCTATCAGTTTAAATCTTTGAATGATAAGAAGTTTGCCTTCAAGATTCAAATTAGTCAATTCAATATTGACAACCATATTGATGGTTATGCTGTTCATAAGTTGGTGAATGATGCAGCAATCATTGAGTCCTTGGAGAGCCGAATTCCAGCTGATCAG GGTGTGGACGAGGCGGCTGCTGATGTTTCACTTAGTGATATGTCAACTGGAAACCCTTTTGCTCTAAAG GATGCTGTGGATTCTATTGGTGATAGCTTCACACCCGATTGCACATCTAAAGATTGTTCTAAAACTTCATCTTCGGAATTGAAACGTAACCTTGCTGACGTGTATGAAGTTGAAGAAAGCATATCTCTATCATCAACAAAGGTTAAAAAGGCtggtgttggtgcatatttgtga